The Caldalkalibacillus uzonensis genome includes the window AATATGCATTAGAAGAGGCAAACAACGTCTATGTGTCCCGGGGTGATGAGTATGACCTGATGCTGTATCTGAAATGGAACAACAACTAACAGTGCATCCACACTTCATATGTGAATAAATAATCATTTTGAAATAATATTCAATTTTTTTGTGATTTATTTAAAAAATATCTTTAAAGACCAAGAACAAATGAAATAAAAGTTACAAAATATCATAAGGAGAAGAGAGCATTGTATACCACCCAAGAAATTGTTCGTATCTCAAAATTATATTATGAGTTAGGCTTGACCCAGCAAGAGATTTCTGAAATAGAGAATATTTCAAGGCCAACGGTTAGTCGTATTTTAGATGCTGCAGTAAAAGAAGGTATTGTAACGAGGTGAGTTTTACCCACCCCTGGCGGGCCCAATAAGATGAGGTTATAAACCTGTTCAATCCATAAGAGTTCACGCAGCTGC containing:
- a CDS encoding winged helix-turn-helix transcriptional regulator; the encoded protein is MTQQEISEIENISRPTVSRILDAAVKEGIVTR